Proteins encoded in a region of the Ranitomeya imitator isolate aRanImi1 chromosome 9, aRanImi1.pri, whole genome shotgun sequence genome:
- the LOC138648711 gene encoding uncharacterized protein gives MMERTMNSIYMDMDMEFALAHAYAVACFNERERERRRWSRRRFWIHPIVEVRESRGAYHCLFGELNDNREKYFEYTRMSQESFRYLLRRVEGSISRQDTQLRRAISAEERLLVTLRFLATGETFRSLHFQFRIGVSTLSGIIAETCRALWDNLREEYLPVPTSAIWEANAQKFNQVCNFPNCIGAVDGKHIRITKPAKSGSLFYNYKKYFSTVLMAIAGADCRFLAVDIGAFGRANDSRTFKESDMGQKLYGNNFNFPQPRPLPHTEGPAMPFVVVGDEAFQMSANLLKPYSSRGLDHTKRVFNYRLSRARRTVECAFGILVSKWRILGSAINLKIETVDEVVKACVVLHNFIMAKERINVELDEPIANPLPDYHDHPLRTSVEIAQMRDRFAAYFVSDVGRVSWQDQMV, from the exons atgatggagcgaaccatgaacagtatctacatggatatggatatggaatttgccttggctcatgcctatgctgttgcctgttttaatgaaagggaaagggaaagacggagatggagtcgtcgccgcttttggatccaccctatagttgaagtccgggagagtcgtggagcataccattgcttgtttggcgaactgaatgacaaccgggaaaaatatttcgaatatacccggatgtcacaggagagcttccgctatcttctgcgtcgggtggaaggatccattagcaggcaggacacgcagctccggagagctatttccgcagaggaacggctgctggtgactctacg tttcctggctaccggagaaacgtttaggtcacttcattttcaattccggattggagtctccactctttcaggaattattgctgagacatgccgcgctttgtgggataatctccgggaggaatatttacctgtccctacaagtgcaatctgggaggccaacgcacagaaattcaaccaagtgtgtaattttccaaactgtattggcgctgtcgatggaaagcacattcggattaccaagcctgcgaaaagtggatcccttttctacaattataaaaaatacttttcaactgttctcatggcaattgccggtgcggactgccgttttctcgcagtggacattggtgcatttgggcgtgcaaatgactcgcgcacatttaaagagtcggatatgggccaaaagttatatggaaacaattttaatttcccacagccacgacctcttccccacaccgaaggcccggcgatgccatttgttgtggtaggggatgaggcattccaaatgtctgccaacctattgaaaccctactccagtcggggcttggaccatacaaaaagggttttcaattacagactgtccagggccagaaggactgtggagtgcgcctttggcatcctcgtttccaaatggcggatattgggatcggccattaatcttaaaattgaaacagtggatgaggtggtgaaggcttgtgtggttctccacaatttcattatggccaaagagagaataaatgttgaactggatgaacccatagccaaccccttgcccgattaccatgatcatcctctgaggacaagtgtggaaattgcgcagatgcgtgatcgttttgcggcctattttgtgtcagatgttggccgtgtgtcatggcaagatcaaatggtgtag
- the LOC138648712 gene encoding uncharacterized protein, protein MATVSESSQSAQGSVASSSEGEGSQREQRGQGQGVASGRRVSQRDHGVIDVELLISSIQERGPLWDSRDSRHMDQVVLRRLWVEVAKSLWEGFDIAPAKDKANFVKRLRIRWRSIKDRFNKGLRAEEERSKSGAAAAKSVPYKYSKCLQFLRPVLGRRQTHSSTLERARPAEAVLHESPSDPSQPSHSDSRLAPPSGEPAAGTSGVPLAEASGAPSFGYSRQRQRASDRPTMPEFLHLSTVFQNCFKALSDNMDTRLSNIDRRLETIETELSNPAKHFFSTIAKGMVEHLTPELQISVMQSCNTSYVRALQQAGVMQSATMAVVPSLASMTPTPAGEPLQPPHRGPRAERRHHRHHNIVPPTPAPAMPSSSRRRHHAGEPATGPKKKKKRGNTDGHTKRLWLLFQ, encoded by the exons ATGGCCACTGTGTCAGAATCgagccaatcggcgcaggggagtgtg gcttcttcaagtgagggtgaaggaagtcagcgggagcagagaggtcagggccaaggtgtggcgtcaggacggcga gtttcacaacgggaccatggagtcattgatgtggagctcctcatatcaagcatccaggagcgtggcccgttgtgggacagccgtgactcccggcacatggaccaggtggtgttgaggcgtttgtgggtagaggtggcaaagtcgctgtgggagggctttgacatagctcctgcaaaggacaaagccaactttg ttaaaaggttgaggatcagatggcgatccatcaaggaccgtttcaataaggggctacgggcagaggaggagcgctcgaagagtggtgctgctgcggccaagtctgtgccctataaatattccaaatgtttacagttcttaagaccagtccttggccgccgtca gacacacagcagcaccctcgagagagctcgccccgcagaagcggtccttcatgaatcgccatctgatccatcacagccctcccacagcgacagcaggcttgcaccaccatctggtgaaccggcagccggtacatcaggtgttcccctggccgaggcctctggcgcaccttcgtttgggtattcccgacagcgccagcgggcctcggacaggccaaccatgcccgaatttttgcatttgagcacggttttccagaactgtttcaaggcgttgagcgataacatggacactcgtctgtccaatatcgaccggcgccttgaaacaattgaaaccgagctctcaaatccggcaaaacatttttttagtaccattgctaagggcatggtggaacaccttacgccggaactacagatttcagtgatgcagtcctgcaacacttcctacgtgagggctctccagcaggctggggtcatgcagtcagcgacaatggcagtagtgccgtcgctggcaagcatgactcccactcctgctggagagccactccagccaccccaccgtggtccacgtgccgagcgacgccaccacaggcaccataacatagtgccgccgactcctgctcctgccatgccttcatcctcccgtaggcgtcatcATGCTGGGGAACCTGCCAcaggacccaaaaaaaaaaaaaaaagaggaaacacagacgGGCACACAAAGAGGCTCTGGTTGCTGTTCCAGTGA